The Kribbella jejuensis region CCGGCCTGATCGGCGACGAGGCCGACCGCGCCTACCCGATCGCCGGTACGCCGTCCGACCTGCAGGTCGTCGCGCACTCGCCGGTGACCTGCCACCGCAAGCACTCGGTCTCGGACGCGAGCTACTACACGACCGATTCCGGCGCCGGGGTGTTCGACACCGGAACCATCGAATGGGTCCGGGCGTTGGAGAGTCCGGACCCGGCGAACCACGTCGGCCCGGACTCGGTGGCCTTCGCCCGCAAGGTCACCCTGAACCTGCTCACCGCCCTGGCCGCCGGCCCCCTGGGCCGCACCCACCCCGCCTTCGGCAACCTCCCCTTCCTCCACAACCAGGCAACCACCACCACCGGCCTCGGCGGCCCGGTCGGCCGATCCCTGGGCTCACTCCGGTAGGGACTGCGGGCCGAGGAGGTCCTGCAGTGCGGACGTCATCGCGGCGACGAGGTCGCGACGGCCGGGATCGATGAGCCACTGAAGTTGCAGCCCGTCCCACAACGCGACCAGAGACTCGGCGATGCCGTGCGGGTCGCGCGGATTGGCGACGCGGCCTTCCTGCTGGTCACGGCGCAGCGCGAGCGCCAGCATGCGGATCGTCTGTTCGTACCGGGTCCGGAACCACTCGTGCGCAGGGTGGTCGGGCGCTGACGACTCCGCCGCCATCAGCGCGAGCAGCCGCAGCATCTCGGGCCGCTCGACGTTGCGGCGTACGTACTGCAGGACGGCATACGCGACGCCCTTGTCCTGGCTGTCGGCCTGGAACGAGTCGGCGTGCGCGGAGTCGGCGCTCTCGAGGACCGCGACGAGCAGGGCGCTCTTGCTCGGGAAGTGGTGGACGACGCTGGTCAGGCTGAGGTCGAGCTGCTTCGCGATCTCCCGCAGCGACCCGCCGCGATACCCACGGGCCGAGAACACCGACGTGGCAGAGGCCACGATCTCGGCCTGTCGGCGCGCGCTCTTCGCGTACGGCCCGCGCCGCGTGTCGCTCATGCCCCAACCCTAATGCCCGGAGAACGGTGAGAAATTCACCTATTCCAAATTGTGGCAACTGTTCGGTTTTCGCGCTACTGTCCTGCCCATGTTCAGCTCACGCGTTGCGAAGACACTCGCCGGCGGCGCGGCCGTCGCACTTCTGATGGCCGGCTGTGGCCGGTCCGATGCCCGATCGGCCGAAGCGCCGGCGGGCGCAGCCGTCGACACCCAGCCCGCGAACGGCACGATCACCGTGTGGGCGATGGGAACCGAGGGCGAACTCCTGCCCAAACTGGCCGCCGAGTTCAGCAAGGCGAACCCAGACGCGAAGGTCGAGGTGACCGCCGTTCCCTGGCAGGACTACGCGAAGAAGGTACAGACGGCGATCGCCTCGGGAGACACTCCGGACGCCACCATGGTGGGTGCGGTCGACCTCGCGGCGTTCGCGTCCATGGGTGGGCTGGAGAAGGTTCCGTCCGGCCTCGTCGACCAGAGCACCTTCTACCCCGGCGCGGTCCAGAGCACAGAGTTCGAAGGCGCCGAGTACGGTGTTCCGTGGTACGTCGAGACGCGCTCCTTGTTCTATCGCAAGGATCTCGCGCAGGCCGCGGGCGTGTCCGCGCCGAAGACCTGGGACGAGTACGGACCGTTCCTGAAGGCTCTCCAGCAGCACGGAGCCAAGTGGGGTCTGTCCCTGCCGACCGGCGCCAACGCGACGTGGCAATCGGTTGTGCCGTTCATGTGGCAGGCGGGCGCGGAACTGATGAGTGCGGACGGGAAGCAGTTCACCTTCGACACTCCCGACGCCCGGAAGGGACTCGAGTTCTACCAGCAGTTCATCACATCGAAGCTGTCGAACCCGAACGGTCCGGTGAGCCTGGGCGAGATCGAACCGCAGTTCGTCGCCGGGTCCACCGCGGCGCTGATCTCCGGTCCGTGGGAAGAAGGCCTGCTGAAGTCGGCCGGCGGCGAGGCATTCGTCAAGGACAAGGTAGGCGTCGCGCCGCTTCCGGCGGGTCCGAAGTCCAACGCCAGCTACATCGGCGGCGGCCAGTGGTCGGTGTTCAAGGACGCGAGGAACCGCGACGGCGCCTGGAAGTTCATCCGGTGGATGTCGGCTCCGGAGGTTCAGAAGACCTGGTACGGGCTGTCCGGCGACCTACCCGCCGTCCAGTCCGCGTGGAGCGAGGGGAAGCTTGCGACCGACCCGACCTTGGCCGTGTTCCGCGACCAGTTGACGACGGCGCAGTCGGGGCCGAACACGACGACCTGGCGGCAGGTCACCGCCGTACTCGACGCCGAGTTCGAAAAGGTCGCGAAGGGCGTCTCGACGCCGCAGGCAGCGCTCAAGGAGATCCAGCAGCGCGCGTCGACGATCGGAACGGGTGAATAGCTGTGGCCCGCCGGACCTTCGTCGCCTGGGGCTTCTGCGGACCCTTCATCGCACTGTTCGCGACCTTCGGGGTGTGGCCGGTCGTCTCGTCGCTGTCGATGAGCGTCACCGACATCACCGCGCGGGACATCCGCACCCCGTTCAGCGTCGACTTCGTTGGCGTGTCCCACTACACGGCACTCTTCGGGGACCCGGTCTTCCGGCGCGCCGCGGTCAACACGCTGTACTTCGTCGCCGCCGGCATCCCGTTGACGATGATCATCGCGCTGGCACTCGCGGTCGCCCTCAACTCCGGCATCCGGCGCGCGAAAGCCCTGTTCCGGGTCGGCTACTTCGCTCCGGTGGTCACCAGCGTCGTCGCGATCGCGGTGGTCTGGAGGTACCTGTACGAGCCGGACGGCATGATCAACTCGGCCCTTGCCGTGATCGGGATCCACGGGCCGGACTGGTTGAACGACCCGCACTGGGCGATGCCGGCGCTGATCGTGATGGCGGTCTGGCGGCACTTCGGCATTCCGATGGTGATCTTCCTGGCCGGCCTGCAATCTGTGCCGGCCGACCTGCTCGAGTCGGCGCGGGTCGACGGCGCCACCCGGTGGCAGGCGTTCCGCAACGTCACGCTGCCGCTGCTCAGACCGACGACCCTGGTGGTCGCCGTACTGCTCAGCATCGGCTACCTGCAGTTCTTCGAAGAGCCGTTCGTGATGACGAGCGGCGGCCCGCTGGGCAGCACGACCTCGATCAGCTACTACGCCTATCAGCAGTTCGGTTTCGGCAACTACGGCATGGCGTCAGCCGCGTCGTACGTGCTGGTAGCCGCGATCGCACTGCTCAGCTTCGTCCAGTTCCGGATCTTCCGAGCCAAGGCCTGACATGACCACCATCACCGCGAGTACCACCGCGGCAACTGCCACCCATACCGCGTCCCGCTCGCTGCGACCCGCACGCATCCTCCTGTACGGCGCACTCGCGCTCGGCCTGATCGCTACGCTGGCGCCGTTCGCGTGGATGTTCCTGGGATCGGTCAAACCGACCGGGGAGATCGTCGCCGCTCCGAGCGCCTGGCTGCCCCGCTCCCCCACGCTCGGCAACTTCGGCCAACTGCTGTCCAAGCAGAACTTCGGGCTCTATTTCTTCAACAGCACTGTGGTCGCCGCGAGCTGCGTCCTCGGAAACTTGCTCTTCAGTTCGATGGCCGGGTACGCGTTCGCGAAGCTGGACTTCGCCGGGAAGAAGCTGCTGTTCGGCCTGGTCCTCACGATGCTGATCATCCCAGGCGTCACCACGTTCGTGCCGCTGTTCGTCCTGGTCAGCAACCTGGGCATGAGCAACTCCTACCTCGGGCTGATCCTGCCCTTCGTGGTGACTCCGCTCGGCGTGTTCCTGATGCGCCAGTTCATCCGGGACATCCCCGACTCGCTCCTCGAAGCCGCCCGGCTCGACGGCGCCGGCGAAGTACGGATCTTCCTGCGGGTCGTCGTACCGCTGTGCCGTCCGCCGTTGGCAACCCTGGCGATCCTGACCTTCCTAGCCCAGTGGAACAACTTCCTCTGGCCACTGGTCATCGCCCAGACCGAGGACCACTACACCCTGCCGGTCGCCCTCGCACTCTTCTCGGTCGGCGCGAACGGCACCAACTACGGCCTGCTGCTCGCCGGTGCCGTCACCGTCGTCACGCCGATCGTGCTGCTCTTCCTCGTACTTCAGAAACAGTTCATCCAAGGCATCGCACACACCGGCATCAAATAGGGAGCCCGAAAAATGCTGCGTCCGCAGGACGGACCGACCCGCGAACGACGATCGCTGACCGGATTGTGGAGGTTCCGGCTGGACGCCGAAGGGGCCGGCCGCGGCGAAGGCTGGTGGCGATCACCCCTCGCCGACGCCATGGACGTCCCGGTACCGGCCAGCTACAACGACATCTACCCGGATGGGACGATCCGCGACCATGTCGGAGACGCCTGGTACCAGACAACTGTCTGGGTCCCGGGCAGGTGGACGGGGCAGCGCACGGTCCTGCGATTCGACGCGGCGACGCACCGCGCAACGGTCTGGGTCAACGACACCGAGGTCGCCCAGCACGAAGGCGGCTATACCCCGTTCGAGGCCGACGTCACCGGCCAGCTGCGACCGGGCGGCGAGAACCGCGTCACGGTCGTCGTCAACAACGAACTGAGCTGGGCGACGATCCCGCCGGGCATCGTCGAGGAACGCCCCGACGGCCGGAGCGTGCAGCGCTACTTCCACGACTTCTTCAACTACGCAGGACTGCATCGGCCGGTGTGGCTGTACACGACTCCCCCGACGTACATCGCCGACCTCACCCTCGACACCACCCTCGACGGCACCACTGGACTCGTCGGATACCGCGTCGACAGCAGCGGCGACGCTGAGGTACACGTGGTACTGCGTGATGCATCCGGGCGCGAAGTCGCCGCGTCGGACGGCGCGGGCGGCACGCTGCGAGTGCCCGGCGTACACGCGTGGGGACCCGGCGACGGGTACCTCTACGAGCTCGAGGCCCGCCTGTTCGACGCGACCGGGCTCGTCGACAGCTACCGGCAGCCGGTCGGCGTGCGCACGGTCGAGGTCCGCGGGCAGCAGTTCCTGATCAACGGGAAACCGTTCTATTTCAAGGGGTTCGGCAAACACGAGGACGCGGCCGTCCGCGGCAAGGGGCACGACGACGTACTCATGGTGCACGACTTCGCGCTGCTGGACTGGATCGGCGCGAACTCGATCCGTACCGCGCACTACCCGCACGCCGAGGAAGTCCTCGACCACGCCGACCGGCACGGCATCGTCGTCATCGGCGAGACACCGGCCGTCGGCCTGAACCGCAACATCGGCGGCGGGGTCTTCGGCTCCGGGAAGCGAGTGTCCACGTTCGCCCCGAACGCGGTCGGGGACGACGCCCAACGGGCTCATCAGCAAGCGATCCAGGAACTCATCGCCCGCGACAAGTTCCATCCGAGCGTCGTTCTGTGGTGCCTCGCCAACGAACCCGACAACATCCAGCCCGAAGCACGCGACTACTTCGCCCCGCTCGCCGCGCACGCCCGCACGCTCGACCCCAGCCGGCCGATCGCCTACGCCAACGCGCTGATGGCGGCACCCGACGAGTGCGTGGTCACCGACCTGTTCGACGTCGTGCTGTTGAACCGCTACTACGGCTGGTACTTCGGTCCGGGCGACCTGGAATCGGCCGAGATCGAACTCGAGGCGGAACTGCGCCAATGGGCGAAACTGCACGACAAGCCCATCATCATGACCGAGTACGGCGCCGACACCTATCCCGGCCTCCGCAACCTCGTGCCCAGCCCCTGGAGCGAGGAGTACCAGACCGAGCTCCTCGACGTCTATCACCGGGTCTTCGACCGGATCGACGCGGTCGTCGGCGAACAGGTCTGGAGCTTCGCCGATTTCGCCACCATGCCGGGCGTGTTCCGGGTCGACGGCAACCGCAAGGGCATCTTCACCCGTGACCGCCGACCCAAAACCGCCGCCTTCCACCTCCGCGCCCGCTGGCGCGAAGGCGAAGCGACCTAGCTGTCCATCAACTGTCAGGTGTCAGGGTGCTGCCGGCCACGAACCTGGCCAGGGTGACGGTGTCGAGGTGAGGAGCCGGGCCTGTTGGGTTGCCGAAGGTCAGTGCGCCGGCTCGGGTGGTCAGCGTCAGCGGGATGGTCTTGTCCCAGAAGCTGTTCCACGAGTAGTTGTGCCGGAAGGCGCCGCGGACCGTCGAACCGCCGGCCTCGGTGACGTCGAGGAAGCGGCTGATCACCTGTGGGTTGTAGTTGATCGGATCGGACTTGTCGGCGTTCGACGCTCCGAACACCAACTGGTACTCGCCCGCGCCGAAGCCCGCCGGCCGGGCCATGGTGATCGTGTTCGCGGCACCCTTGCCTACGTTGACGACGTCATGCACCACGCCATCGGCGTCCGCGGAGCCGTTGGAACCCGTTGCGGCGGGCAAGCTCTCGACGGCGGCCGTTCCGGCCAGGGTGAGCGATTCCGCCTCGGCGCGGTGGACGTTCGCCGGGTCGGCTTCCGCTGCCAGCTGAGCAGCACCTCGTGAGGTGGTCACGTCGCCGAGCAGGAGATCGCCGGGAGGTGCACTCACCGTGAGCTCGTTGATGCCCTGTGGCAGGTAGACCCGAGCGGTGGCGGCCCACGCACCGGGAGCGGCGACCTTGGGCAGCGCGACGGGTCGCCCGTTCACGAGCAGCTTGAGCTGACGGTGTGCCTTGGTCGTGACGAAGTGCGCGGTGATGTCGTAGTAGCCGGTGGCCGCCGCCGCCGCGTAGACGGTCGCGGTCGCGGGTCCGCCGAGCGCGGCGTATCCCGCTGTACCGGCTTGTGCGTAGGAGAGCTGAGCGCCACCGGCGAGTCGAGCCTCCGCGGCCGGGTAGACCGCGTTCTCGCCGGAGGTGTTGTCGTACAGGTCGAAGCGGTCCAGCACGATGTCGAGACCGGGCAACTTCGTGGTGCCGTCCGCCGATCCGCGAATCGAGAGCGTGTGCGCGCCCGCGGTCAGGGTGAGCGGGACGTCAGTCGTACCGCGGTAGGTCCAGTGCAGGCCCGCCGAGTAGTCGACGTACTTGCTGAAGACACCGTCGACGAAGAGCGCGTGCTTGCCCGGTACGCCGTTCGTTCCGGCCAGGATCGACAACCGGTACGAACCGGCATGCGGGACGGTCACCGGCCAGGTCGCGCCGGAGCCGGCCTGGTTGAACGAGCCGACGTCGCGCGAGTTCGACGCCATGAAGTTCCACTCACGCGTCGGGTCCTCGTAGTACACGGTCGCGTTCGTCAGCGCGGTGTTCTCGGCCTCGACACTGCTCACCAGGTCGGTCGAGACGGGCTGCCGCGCGGCGAGCGCCGGGGTGATCTGCACTTGGTACGCCGAGTAGCGATCGTTGTTCGGCACCGTCAGCTGGACGTGACCGTTGCTGACGGCAACACGAGTGGACAGTACGACGGGCGGTTGGAGTGCGGCGCCTTCGGCACCGTTCAGCCGATCGGCACGAACCGTGACGTCGACCGTGCTACCGATCCGGTCGAGACCGGTCAGGTCAAGATTCACGTCCTGGCTGCCGCCACCGAAGAGGACCGTCGCCTTCTTGTTGACGGAGTCCACCGCCGCCATGCCCTGCAGGGTGTCGACGGCGTTCAGGCGCGGCGGGGTGACCTTGACCGTCTTGGTGCCGGCCAGGTCGCCGTACCACTTGAACATCCACCAGCCACCGTTGCCACCGTTGTTGCGGGAGCTGTTGTCCGACAGGTTGCCCGAGTAGTTCCAGTACGCTGTCTCGGCGTCGACCTTCTTGTCCTCGAACATCGACATCCACTGCACGAGCTGACCAGGCGTACCCATGTCGCGCAGCATGCCGAACTCGGTGATGTTCACCGGGATCTGCGGAAGGTCGAGATTGGCCAGAAGCGCCTCGTACTGCGCGTAGTTGCCGCGGAAGGTGGCGAGGTTGTTGGTGCCGAGCTCGTGCCAGATGAACAGGTCGGGCAGTTCGTTGTGCGCCTTCGCATAGGACAACAGATCCGCGCTGGGCTGCTGGTGCCAGGCGTACCAGCCCGGCCCGCCGATCTTGGCGTGGCCGAGTCCGTGCTCGGCGTAGACGTCCTGGATGGTCCGGTAGGCGGCCGACCAGTCCGCGAGGAAGATGTCCTTCTGATAAGCCCAGTCGCCGACCGGGTACCACGGTCCTTCGGGCTCGTTGAACGGGACGAAGACGATGTCCTTCGGGTGCGTCGACGTGGTCGCGATCTTCTCCGCGACCTGCCGGATGATCGGCAGGTAGTCCCAGACCCCGTCGTTGTTCGCGTCACCGGGACGCCGGCCCTTGTTGTACGGCCAGTCCGGATACATGTCCGGGACGTAGACGAGCAGATCCTTGCCGGCTCCGGCGAAGAACGACTTCTCGACGTTCAGTACGTCCCCGTTCGGGTGCTGCGCGCCGTCCGGCGGCTTCTGGGAGGTGTTGGTGACGTGTGCGCCGTTCAGCACGGCCTGGGACGGCACGCCGTCGTCGCTGAGGCCGTACAGGGTCCCGCTCGCGCCGCCGCGGAAGTCACCGGTGGTCTGGGAGAAATCGACAGCCAGGGTTTCCGCGGTAGGCGCCGCGGTGGAGTGCTGGGCGGTGAGTGCTCCCAGCGTCAGGGCTAGGGCCGACACGAGCACAGTCGATCGCGTGGGTTTGGGCATTGGTCTCCTTATTTGACGGCGCCGCCGGTGATGCCGGAGATGATGCGGCGTTGGGCGACGGCGAAGACGACGAGCAGCGGGAGGCTCATCAGTACGACGTACGCGAAGATGAGGTGCCAGTTGTTGAGGTACAGGCCGGCGCTGGCGACCTGGAACAGGTTCAGCGGCAGGGTGTCCTTGCGGCCGCCGATCACGAAGAACGCGTAGAAGACGTCGTTCCAGATGTACAGGCAGATCAGGATCGTCGCGGTGGCGAGTACCGGGCGGAGCAGCGGCAGGATGATCGTGAAGAAGATCCGCACCGGACCGGCACCGTCCACCCGGGCGGCCTCCTCCAGCTCGGCCGGGATGGTCCGGATGAAGCCGGTGATGAAGAAGATCGCGGTCGACATGTAGATGCCGGTGTAGACCAGCACCATCCCGCTCAGCGTGCCGTCGATGGTCAGCTGCCGCAGCAGCAGGACGAGGGTGATCACCGCGGGCGGCAGCACGATGCCGCTGATGCCGATCGCGTACAGCACCGCGATGACGATCCCGCTCCGCCGGGCCAGCACCCAGGCGGCCATTGCCCCGAGCAACAACAGCAGGACGGTCGACGGCAGCACGATCGACAGGCTGCCGAAGAACGCCTTCCAGACCCGGCCCTCGGTGAAGACCTCGGTGTAGTTGGCGGCCAGGTGCCAGCCGTCCCGGGGCAGCGACAGGCTCGGACTCAGCGCGTCTCCCCGGCTCTTCGCCGAGGTGATGAAGACCAGCCAGAGCGGTACACCGAGCAGGCCGAGCAGGAGGACGACCACGATGCCGGGGCGGACGACACGCCAAGTATTCACAGCACCTGCTCCCGTCGCCGCAGTACCCAGATGGTCGGGAAGGCCATCACCGCGATGACCAGCAACAGCACCAGGCTCATCGTCGTGGCCTGCGCGAACAGGCCCTGACCGAACGTGCGGTAGATGAAGATGTTCAGGATCTCCGTGCTCTGTGCGGGACCTCCGCCGGTGGTCGCCTGGACGATGTCGAAGCTGTTCATCGAGCCGAGCAGAGCGGTCGCGACGTTGAACGTGACGGCGGGTGCCAGCAGCGGGAACCGGACCTGGCGGAACGTCTGCCAGGCGCCGGCGCCGTCGATGCGGGCAGCTTCGAGGACGTCGACGCCGATCGTCTTCAGCCCCGCCAGGTAGATCAGCATCGCCAGCCCCATCCACTTCCACGCATGGATCAGCGCGACGTACAGCAGGGTCCAACTGTCGGCCAGCCAGGCGTGCTGCACCTCGTGCCCGGCGAACCAGCCGAGGATCGCGTTCAGCGCCCCGGTCGGTTTCAGCAACGCCTGGAAGATGTAGCCGACCGCCAGCGCGGACATGATCACCGGGATGAAGAACATCACCCGCGCGAAGCGGTTCAGCCGGGTGTCCGATTCCAGCAGCAACGCCAGTACCAGACCGAACAGGTTCTGGAACAGGGCGACCAGCGCGGCGTAGATCACCGTCGTGCGCAGGTCCTTCAGCAGGATTCCGTTCCCGAGCAGGTCACGGAAGTTCTGCAGGCCGACCGGGTTGATCGCGGTCTTGAAACTCGACCAGTCGGTGAACGCGTAGATCAGGTTGTACAGCGTCGGGACGAGGAAGAACACGATCAGTACGGCGAACGCCGGGGCGAGGAACCACCACGGCTGGGCCGGCCTCGAGGAAGCTCTCATCTAGAATCCCGAGGTCCCCATCGCCTTGGCGAGCTGGGCGAACTGGGCCTGCGTGGTCGAGGCCACCTGCTCGGGCGTCATCTTGCCGGCCAGCATGTTCGCGAGGTTGAGGTACAGGTCGGGGTTGGCCACGGCCAGCGCCTGCATCGAACCGACCGACGTGGCGAGCGACTCGCTGACAGAGTTCAGCGCGTCCGGGACGGTGCTCGGCGACGGTACGCCGGTCTCCAGTGAGACCGTGTTCTGGTCGGCCAGGAACTTCGGGTACTCCGAGCCGAGCCAGAAGCTCAGCAGTTGCCGGGCCGCCGCCTCGCGCTTGCTGTCACCGGTCTTGAACGCGACCAGCGCGTTGGACTGGTCCGGGATGAAGGTGCCGACGTTGCCGCTCGGCGAGATCGGGAAGAAGCCGATCTTCTGGTTCAGCTCGGCGGTCTTGGCCTTGGCCTGCAGCTGGCTGAAGAACGAGTTCACCTGGATCACCATCGCGGCGTCACCGGCCAGCAGCGCCTTGCCCTGGTCGTCGAACGTGGCCGAGGTGATGTTCTTGTTGAACAGCCCCTGGTCGACGAGGTCCTTGTACTTCTTGATCGCGTTCAGGATCGTCGGGTCGGTGAACTTCTCCTGGTTCTTGTTCACCTTGTCCCAGAGGCCGGCCTTCGCGGCGTCGGC contains the following coding sequences:
- a CDS encoding carbohydrate ABC transporter permease — protein: MTTITASTTAATATHTASRSLRPARILLYGALALGLIATLAPFAWMFLGSVKPTGEIVAAPSAWLPRSPTLGNFGQLLSKQNFGLYFFNSTVVAASCVLGNLLFSSMAGYAFAKLDFAGKKLLFGLVLTMLIIPGVTTFVPLFVLVSNLGMSNSYLGLILPFVVTPLGVFLMRQFIRDIPDSLLEAARLDGAGEVRIFLRVVVPLCRPPLATLAILTFLAQWNNFLWPLVIAQTEDHYTLPVALALFSVGANGTNYGLLLAGAVTVVTPIVLLFLVLQKQFIQGIAHTGIK
- a CDS encoding sugar ABC transporter substrate-binding protein, whose translation is MFSSRVAKTLAGGAAVALLMAGCGRSDARSAEAPAGAAVDTQPANGTITVWAMGTEGELLPKLAAEFSKANPDAKVEVTAVPWQDYAKKVQTAIASGDTPDATMVGAVDLAAFASMGGLEKVPSGLVDQSTFYPGAVQSTEFEGAEYGVPWYVETRSLFYRKDLAQAAGVSAPKTWDEYGPFLKALQQHGAKWGLSLPTGANATWQSVVPFMWQAGAELMSADGKQFTFDTPDARKGLEFYQQFITSKLSNPNGPVSLGEIEPQFVAGSTAALISGPWEEGLLKSAGGEAFVKDKVGVAPLPAGPKSNASYIGGGQWSVFKDARNRDGAWKFIRWMSAPEVQKTWYGLSGDLPAVQSAWSEGKLATDPTLAVFRDQLTTAQSGPNTTTWRQVTAVLDAEFEKVAKGVSTPQAALKEIQQRASTIGTGE
- a CDS encoding carbohydrate ABC transporter permease, whose product is MRASSRPAQPWWFLAPAFAVLIVFFLVPTLYNLIYAFTDWSSFKTAINPVGLQNFRDLLGNGILLKDLRTTVIYAALVALFQNLFGLVLALLLESDTRLNRFARVMFFIPVIMSALAVGYIFQALLKPTGALNAILGWFAGHEVQHAWLADSWTLLYVALIHAWKWMGLAMLIYLAGLKTIGVDVLEAARIDGAGAWQTFRQVRFPLLAPAVTFNVATALLGSMNSFDIVQATTGGGPAQSTEILNIFIYRTFGQGLFAQATTMSLVLLLVIAVMAFPTIWVLRRREQVL
- a CDS encoding carbohydrate ABC transporter permease, producing the protein MNTWRVVRPGIVVVLLLGLLGVPLWLVFITSAKSRGDALSPSLSLPRDGWHLAANYTEVFTEGRVWKAFFGSLSIVLPSTVLLLLLGAMAAWVLARRSGIVIAVLYAIGISGIVLPPAVITLVLLLRQLTIDGTLSGMVLVYTGIYMSTAIFFITGFIRTIPAELEEAARVDGAGPVRIFFTIILPLLRPVLATATILICLYIWNDVFYAFFVIGGRKDTLPLNLFQVASAGLYLNNWHLIFAYVVLMSLPLLVVFAVAQRRIISGITGGAVK
- a CDS encoding TetR/AcrR family transcriptional regulator — translated: MSDTRRGPYAKSARRQAEIVASATSVFSARGYRGGSLREIAKQLDLSLTSVVHHFPSKSALLVAVLESADSAHADSFQADSQDKGVAYAVLQYVRRNVERPEMLRLLALMAAESSAPDHPAHEWFRTRYEQTIRMLALALRRDQQEGRVANPRDPHGIAESLVALWDGLQLQWLIDPGRRDLVAAMTSALQDLLGPQSLPE
- a CDS encoding ABC transporter substrate-binding protein, translating into MRRTVGAALLALTCLVTAAACTNPGTGNTQTSASVTWPGETDKLDGTTLTIWAAQNSNTVPKAVIADFQSATGAKVNVVTIPDPYEQGVQTKVASGDKPDLAFWQPTASQLTALNASTNLQTLDGAPWLGKFKPELRDITGKLDGKRYAALITSPAVEGVYYNKQVFAKYGISSLPKNFDELIADAKTIKAKGGTPFYEMGGDRWATQWWVQVQLADAAKAGLWDKVNKNQEKFTDPTILNAIKKYKDLVDQGLFNKNITSATFDDQGKALLAGDAAMVIQVNSFFSQLQAKAKTAELNQKIGFFPISPSGNVGTFIPDQSNALVAFKTGDSKREAAARQLLSFWLGSEYPKFLADQNTVSLETGVPSPSTVPDALNSVSESLATSVGSMQALAVANPDLYLNLANMLAGKMTPEQVASTTQAQFAQLAKAMGTSGF
- a CDS encoding carbohydrate ABC transporter permease, whose product is MARRTFVAWGFCGPFIALFATFGVWPVVSSLSMSVTDITARDIRTPFSVDFVGVSHYTALFGDPVFRRAAVNTLYFVAAGIPLTMIIALALAVALNSGIRRAKALFRVGYFAPVVTSVVAIAVVWRYLYEPDGMINSALAVIGIHGPDWLNDPHWAMPALIVMAVWRHFGIPMVIFLAGLQSVPADLLESARVDGATRWQAFRNVTLPLLRPTTLVVAVLLSIGYLQFFEEPFVMTSGGPLGSTTSISYYAYQQFGFGNYGMASAASYVLVAAIALLSFVQFRIFRAKA
- the uidA gene encoding beta-glucuronidase, which translates into the protein MLRPQDGPTRERRSLTGLWRFRLDAEGAGRGEGWWRSPLADAMDVPVPASYNDIYPDGTIRDHVGDAWYQTTVWVPGRWTGQRTVLRFDAATHRATVWVNDTEVAQHEGGYTPFEADVTGQLRPGGENRVTVVVNNELSWATIPPGIVEERPDGRSVQRYFHDFFNYAGLHRPVWLYTTPPTYIADLTLDTTLDGTTGLVGYRVDSSGDAEVHVVLRDASGREVAASDGAGGTLRVPGVHAWGPGDGYLYELEARLFDATGLVDSYRQPVGVRTVEVRGQQFLINGKPFYFKGFGKHEDAAVRGKGHDDVLMVHDFALLDWIGANSIRTAHYPHAEEVLDHADRHGIVVIGETPAVGLNRNIGGGVFGSGKRVSTFAPNAVGDDAQRAHQQAIQELIARDKFHPSVVLWCLANEPDNIQPEARDYFAPLAAHARTLDPSRPIAYANALMAAPDECVVTDLFDVVLLNRYYGWYFGPGDLESAEIELEAELRQWAKLHDKPIIMTEYGADTYPGLRNLVPSPWSEEYQTELLDVYHRVFDRIDAVVGEQVWSFADFATMPGVFRVDGNRKGIFTRDRRPKTAAFHLRARWREGEAT